In Fischerella sp. PCC 9605, the genomic window GCTAATAGAAGAGGTTCCAGAGGAAACGGTAATAAAAGCGATTGATGCACTCAAAGAAGCTTTATCTATCACTCAAGTACGCAATCCGGCAGGGTTTTTAGCAGAAGCTATCAGAAATACTTGGATACCCAATGAAAGGTATGAGGAGAAAGCAGAACTGGATATTTTTAAAGAATGGTTTCCAGTTGCTCAGTCTAAAAGATTAGTTGTAGCTTCAACAAAAATTGAAGGAGTGCTACACGTTTGTAGTCCTGAAGGTGAATGGATTCCTTTTGAAGAAATGGTTGCTAAGTATCCCTTAGAAGGATTACAGGAAATGACCTAGCTATCATTAGCTTTCTATAAATGTTTAGTTAAGTAGAGAAAATATTACAGTAAAATCACTACTTTTAATTTTTTCAGTGAAATTTCCGTTACCACAGAGGATAAGAGCAGTTATTTTTGATTTGATGTAAACATTTTAAAATAAATGACGCACTCATCAAATGCGTGGGATGACGCACTTTCCGAACTTGGTGATGGTGGTTTTATAGCTAATATTTTAGGCACTGCATACGATTCAACACGATTTAAGAAATACCGCCAGGATCTCATGTCTGATAAAAGTTGGGATAAAGAAAAAGCGGCTAATGAGATGATATTTCAAGCTGCCACAAAAATGACAGCACAGGGCGGAGGTTTAGGAATTTTTGGTGGTTTAGGTGCAGTAGCTGCTGGAGCAACAGATATCGCATCATTGATGTATCACCTTGTAGAAATGTGTGGTGTACTCGCAGAAATTTACGGTCTTGACACTAGTGATGATAGAGTGAAAGCTTTTTTATTTAGCTGGTGTTTCAGGAGATTCTAATCTTACTGATAAAGCTTTTGTACTTTTAGACATAGGAATGAATGCCACAGCTAGAGACATAGCTCTAAAACCTTTAGTCAAAACCTTACTAGTACCTATACTTAAAGCAATAGGAGTAAAAGTTGGTGTTAGGGGCGGAATTAAATTAGCAGAGTTAATTCCTATTGCAGGCGCAATTGTTGGTGGAGGAACCAATTGTTGGGTGGTAAATGATGTAGGACATAAGTTATTAAAAAAGGTAAAACAAATTAAAAGAAAATAATGATTGAGTATTTTTTAGAAAAGCTCAAACTTAAAAAGTGATAAACGCCATTCAAAATATTTACATTTAGTTCCCTTTACCTTTGTCAGGCGAAGGGTTCTTTTGTTTGGTGTTCTTTAATGGCATTAATCAAAATGGTTGCCGCTCGCCCTGGAAGGTGGTAGGTCAGTTGACTGGTACGCTAAGAACATTCCAGGTCTACCGGGGAACTATTATTCTGCCAGGGCGATTGTTGAAGAGATGATAGAGGAGTATGCTGAATGAACAACGTTGTAGAAAATGACAACAACGTAGAGTCTTTATCTAGGTAACGTTGTAGACGCTGTAAACGACATAAACTGGTATACGACTCCTATTTGATTTTTGAAAAAACTCAGTACACTTCCTGTTAAGAGTTCCCTGCCTTCACGAGTAAGTTCTCCAAATCAAATCGCATTGCTATATTAATAATATTTATTACACATAAAATTAGCGCGATCGCTACTGTACGTAAGCGAGTATGATGTATTTGAGTTTACCAGTTTAGATAAGTGAGTAGTTAGTTGTTAGTTTTTGGTTGTCTTTTGTCCCTTACTACTAACTACTAACCACTAACTACTAATCATTAAACAATTTCTGCCAAAGGTGCAGGCTGCCAAACTTCTCCATATTTATCCCGCAGAGTGTGCCAAGCCTCTACTTGCCCAGGTTCATATTCACCCGGCTTACCCCACTGTAAAAACAAACTTAAAGCTGACTCCTGTTTATCATCCAAAAACCGGATGGCATAGGTGGTAAAGTTACCTCGCTTTGCTTCACCCGTTTCAAATTTCACCTGAGTTATTTTGTCCATATTCAAGTGAAATTCAAAACCTTCCGTGTGCATATTTGCGTATTTACCTTTAGGCAATTCCGCATAAAACAGCTTTTCCACCTTA contains:
- a CDS encoding ChuX/HutX family heme-like substrate-binding protein: MTKTLKEFLEACETLGTLRLIVTSSAAVLEARGKVEKLFYAELPKGKYANMHTEGFEFHLNMDKITQVKFETGEAKRGNFTTYAIRFLDDKQESALSLFLQWGKPGEYEPGQVEAWHTLRDKYGEVWQPAPLAEIV